The Agrobacterium tumefaciens genome contains a region encoding:
- a CDS encoding lactate dehydrogenase has translation MSNDPFTLDMFGNTALSSGLGLGVTAFGSFAPDAANDDDPDPLPPTPAPALPIAAAPARRAGLRANFYLDGDRGLPSSWKDRARANVAAILVANNISRQDRPATPKEQAQLIRFTGFGAGELANGMFRRPGEVDFRQGWNDLGTSLETAVSEADYASLARCTQYAHFTPEFIIRAIWAGIQKLGWRGGRVLEPGIGTGLFPALMPEAYREATYVTGIELDPVTARIASLLQPRARIISGDFARTDLAPIYDLAIGNPPFSDRTVRSDRAYRSLGVRLHDYFIARSIDLLKPGAFAAFVTSHGTMDKSDTTARAHIAKSADLIAAIRLPEGTFRRDAGTDVVVDILFFRKRKAGKPEGNQLWLDVDKIRPAADDEGAIRVNRWFARHPDFVLGRHALTSGPFGETYTCLPRAGEDLEAALSAAIDLLPADLYDGEPTPIDIDLEDELGEIVDLQPRDGAIREGSFFLDRSKGLMQMLDGSAMPVTMRKGRSGDGVSEKHIRIISKLIPIRDAVRAVLKAQELDRPWKDHQIRLRIAWSSFVRDFGPINHTTVSIQEDPETGEVKETHRQPNLAPFRDDPDCWLVASIEDYDLETDTAKPGPIFATRVIAPPMSPVITSAADALAVVLNERGHVDLDHIAELLHLDVSTIIADLGDEVFRDPADGSWQTADAYLSGAVRTKLAAAQAAAELDPSYERNVRALQDVQPADLRPSDITARLGAPWIPASDVVAFVREMMGAEIRIHHLPELGSWTVEARQLGYSGAGTSEWGTSRRHAGELLSDALNSRVPQIFDTFRDAGGERRVLNVVDTEAARDKLQKIKQSFQDWVWTDPDRADRLARDYNDRFNNIAPRKFDGSHLQLPGASSAFSLYAHQKRGIWRIISAGSTYLAHAVGAGKTMTFAAAIMEQKRLGLIAKAMLVVPGHCLAQAAREFLALYPAANILVADETNFTKDKRARFLSRAATAVWDAIIITHSAFRFIGVPSTFEQQMIQDELQLYEDLLVKVESDDRVSRKRLERLKEGLQERLEALATRKDDLLTISEIGVDQIVVDEAQEFRKLSFATNMSTLKGIDPNGSQKAWDLYVKSRYIETKNPGRALVLASGTPITNTLGEMFSIQRLLGHEALRERGLHEFDAWASNFGDEKTELELQPSGKYKPVSRFSSFVNVPELIAMFRAFADVVTPEDLRQYVRVPEIATGKRQILTAAPTPAFRTYQRILETRIKAIEQRDGPAQPGDDILLSVITDGRHAAIDLRLVMPAMDDEPDNKLNLLVRNAHRIWKQTSQNEYVRPDGKPYELLGAAQMIFSDLGTINVEKSRGFSAYRWIRDELIRMGVPASEIAFMQDFKKTEAKQRLFGDVRAGKVRFLIGSSETMGTGVNAQLRLKALHHLDVPWLPSQIEQREGRIVRQGNQHDEVEIYAYATQGSLDATMWQNNERKARFIAAALSGDTSIRRLEDLNEGQANQFAMAKAIASGDERLMQKAGLEADIARLERLRAAHDDDLFAVRRQIRDAEREIETASRRLGEIAVDIVRLVPTSGDAFAINVKGETYRERKEAGRALMKEILTHVQLQSQGETVIASIGGFDLVYDGETFGRGDNYHYQTLLQRTGADYEIELPVTVTPLGAISRLEHALDGFGEERERYRQRLEEYKRRLISYQSRQGGAFAFADELAEKRHALREVEEALAKSAPDENALAA, from the coding sequence ATGAGCAACGATCCCTTCACGCTCGATATGTTTGGTAATACCGCACTCTCGTCGGGCCTGGGTCTCGGCGTCACCGCCTTCGGCAGCTTCGCGCCTGATGCCGCCAATGACGACGATCCGGACCCCCTGCCACCGACGCCTGCGCCTGCTCTGCCAATTGCAGCCGCACCAGCCCGGCGCGCAGGCCTTCGGGCAAACTTTTATCTCGATGGCGATCGCGGATTGCCTTCGTCGTGGAAGGATCGCGCCCGCGCCAATGTTGCGGCAATCCTCGTTGCCAATAACATCTCCAGGCAGGACCGGCCTGCGACGCCCAAGGAGCAGGCGCAGTTGATCCGCTTTACCGGCTTCGGCGCCGGCGAGCTCGCCAACGGCATGTTCCGCCGGCCGGGCGAGGTCGATTTCCGGCAGGGCTGGAACGATCTAGGCACCTCGCTCGAAACAGCGGTTTCCGAAGCCGACTATGCGTCGCTAGCACGCTGCACCCAATATGCCCACTTTACCCCGGAGTTCATCATCCGGGCGATCTGGGCGGGCATCCAGAAGCTTGGTTGGCGCGGTGGTCGTGTCCTTGAACCGGGCATCGGCACGGGGTTGTTCCCGGCCTTGATGCCGGAGGCCTATCGTGAGGCCACCTATGTCACCGGAATCGAGCTTGATCCGGTGACCGCTCGCATCGCCAGCCTGCTGCAGCCGAGGGCCCGGATCATCAGTGGGGATTTCGCCCGCACCGATCTGGCGCCGATCTACGATCTCGCCATCGGCAACCCACCCTTTTCCGATCGCACCGTCCGCTCGGACCGCGCCTATCGGTCGCTCGGCGTCCGCTTGCATGACTATTTCATCGCCCGCTCCATCGACCTTTTGAAGCCCGGCGCGTTCGCCGCCTTCGTCACCTCGCATGGCACGATGGACAAGTCAGATACGACGGCGCGAGCGCATATCGCAAAATCCGCCGATCTGATTGCGGCGATCCGGCTACCTGAGGGCACCTTCCGTCGTGATGCCGGCACGGATGTCGTCGTCGACATCCTCTTCTTCCGCAAGCGCAAGGCGGGTAAGCCGGAGGGCAATCAGTTGTGGCTCGATGTCGATAAGATCAGGCCGGCTGCAGACGATGAAGGCGCCATCCGCGTCAATCGTTGGTTCGCCCGGCATCCCGACTTCGTGCTTGGTCGCCACGCGCTGACGTCGGGACCATTTGGCGAGACCTACACCTGCTTGCCGCGCGCAGGAGAGGATCTGGAAGCCGCGCTTTCCGCTGCCATCGACCTTCTCCCCGCCGATCTCTACGACGGCGAGCCGACGCCGATCGATATCGATCTGGAGGACGAACTCGGCGAGATCGTTGATCTGCAGCCGAGGGACGGCGCCATCCGAGAGGGCAGCTTTTTCCTCGACCGATCGAAGGGTCTGATGCAGATGCTCGACGGTTCGGCCATGCCGGTAACCATGCGTAAGGGTCGCTCCGGCGACGGGGTCTCAGAGAAGCATATCCGGATCATTTCGAAACTGATCCCGATCCGCGACGCTGTCCGGGCGGTGCTGAAGGCCCAGGAACTGGACCGGCCGTGGAAGGACCACCAGATTCGACTGCGCATCGCCTGGTCGAGCTTCGTGCGCGATTTCGGGCCGATCAACCACACGACCGTCTCCATCCAGGAGGACCCGGAGACCGGCGAGGTGAAAGAGACCCATCGCCAGCCGAACCTCGCGCCCTTCCGCGACGACCCTGATTGCTGGCTGGTAGCGTCGATCGAAGACTATGACCTGGAGACCGACACGGCGAAGCCGGGTCCGATATTCGCTACCCGTGTGATCGCTCCGCCGATGTCGCCTGTCATCACCAGTGCGGCTGATGCGTTGGCGGTCGTACTCAACGAACGCGGTCATGTCGATCTCGATCATATCGCCGAACTGCTGCATCTCGACGTTTCCACCATTATTGCCGATCTCGGCGACGAGGTGTTTCGCGACCCGGCTGACGGATCCTGGCAGACAGCCGATGCCTATCTTTCAGGCGCAGTCCGTACCAAGCTCGCCGCCGCGCAGGCCGCAGCCGAGCTTGATCCCTCCTATGAGCGCAACGTGCGTGCTCTGCAGGATGTCCAACCGGCCGATCTTCGCCCCTCCGACATCACCGCCCGCCTCGGCGCACCGTGGATCCCGGCCTCTGACGTCGTCGCCTTTGTCCGCGAGATGATGGGCGCCGAGATCCGCATCCATCATCTGCCGGAACTGGGATCGTGGACGGTCGAGGCGCGTCAGCTTGGCTACAGTGGTGCAGGGACCTCCGAATGGGGCACCAGCCGCCGTCATGCCGGCGAGCTGTTGTCTGACGCCCTGAACAGTCGCGTGCCGCAGATCTTCGATACGTTCAGGGACGCTGGTGGCGAGCGCAGGGTGCTGAATGTCGTCGACACCGAAGCTGCCCGCGACAAGCTGCAGAAGATCAAGCAGTCCTTCCAGGACTGGGTCTGGACCGACCCGGACCGGGCCGACCGGCTGGCGCGCGATTACAACGATCGCTTCAACAACATCGCGCCCCGGAAATTCGACGGCTCGCATTTGCAGCTACCGGGCGCGTCGAGCGCTTTTTCCTTGTACGCCCACCAGAAACGCGGCATCTGGCGGATCATCTCGGCGGGTTCGACCTATCTCGCCCACGCCGTTGGTGCCGGCAAGACCATGACTTTTGCCGCGGCCATCATGGAGCAGAAGCGGCTCGGCCTGATCGCCAAGGCGATGCTGGTCGTTCCCGGCCATTGCCTGGCGCAGGCGGCACGCGAGTTTCTCGCCCTTTATCCCGCCGCCAACATTCTCGTTGCCGACGAGACCAACTTCACCAAGGACAAACGCGCCCGGTTCCTCAGCCGCGCCGCCACCGCCGTCTGGGATGCGATCATCATCACGCATTCGGCGTTCAGGTTCATCGGCGTGCCCTCGACCTTCGAACAACAGATGATCCAGGATGAATTGCAGCTCTATGAAGATCTTTTGGTGAAGGTGGAGAGCGACGACCGGGTGTCGCGCAAGCGGCTTGAGCGCCTGAAGGAGGGATTGCAGGAGCGGCTGGAGGCGCTTGCCACCCGCAAGGACGATCTCCTGACCATTTCGGAAATCGGCGTCGACCAGATCGTCGTCGATGAGGCGCAGGAGTTTCGCAAGCTCTCCTTCGCCACCAACATGAGCACCTTGAAGGGCATCGATCCGAATGGTTCGCAGAAGGCGTGGGACCTTTATGTGAAGAGCCGGTATATCGAGACGAAGAATCCCGGGCGCGCGCTCGTGCTCGCCTCGGGCACGCCGATCACCAATACGCTCGGCGAGATGTTCTCGATCCAGCGGCTGCTCGGCCACGAGGCCTTGCGCGAGCGCGGGCTGCACGAGTTTGATGCCTGGGCCTCGAACTTCGGTGACGAGAAAACGGAACTGGAACTTCAGCCGTCAGGCAAATACAAGCCGGTCAGCCGCTTCTCGTCCTTCGTCAACGTGCCGGAACTGATCGCCATGTTCCGCGCTTTTGCCGACGTGGTGACGCCGGAGGACTTGAGGCAATACGTAAGGGTTCCGGAGATCGCGACGGGCAAGCGACAGATCCTTACCGCCGCACCGACGCCGGCGTTCAGGACCTACCAGAGGATCCTCGAAACCCGCATCAAGGCGATAGAGCAGCGTGATGGACCGGCACAGCCTGGAGACGATATTCTGCTGTCGGTCATCACCGATGGTCGTCACGCGGCGATCGACCTGCGGCTGGTGATGCCGGCAATGGACGACGAGCCGGACAACAAGCTCAATCTTCTGGTGCGCAACGCCCACCGCATCTGGAAGCAGACGTCCCAGAACGAGTATGTTCGTCCTGATGGCAAGCCTTACGAACTGCTGGGCGCCGCACAGATGATCTTCTCTGATCTCGGCACGATCAATGTCGAGAAGAGCAGAGGGTTTTCCGCCTATCGCTGGATCCGCGACGAGCTGATCCGCATGGGCGTTCCCGCGTCTGAAATCGCCTTTATGCAGGACTTCAAAAAGACAGAGGCCAAGCAGCGGCTGTTCGGTGATGTACGCGCCGGAAAGGTTCGCTTCCTGATCGGGTCGTCGGAAACGATGGGCACAGGCGTCAATGCGCAGCTTCGCCTGAAAGCGCTCCACCATCTCGACGTGCCATGGCTGCCGTCGCAGATCGAGCAACGGGAGGGGCGCATCGTCCGTCAGGGCAACCAGCACGACGAGGTCGAGATCTACGCTTACGCCACGCAAGGCTCGCTCGACGCCACCATGTGGCAGAACAACGAACGCAAGGCGAGGTTCATTGCAGCCGCTTTGTCCGGCGATACGTCGATCCGCCGGCTGGAGGACCTGAACGAGGGGCAGGCCAACCAGTTCGCCATGGCCAAGGCGATAGCCTCAGGCGACGAGCGCCTGATGCAGAAGGCCGGACTGGAGGCTGACATTGCTCGTCTGGAACGGCTGCGTGCCGCCCATGATGACGATCTCTTCGCCGTGCGTCGGCAGATCCGCGACGCCGAGCGCGAGATCGAAACCGCCAGCCGTCGCCTTGGCGAGATCGCAGTTGATATCGTGCGGCTTGTGCCGACCTCAGGTGATGCTTTTGCGATCAACGTCAAGGGCGAGACCTATAGAGAGCGTAAGGAGGCGGGGAGGGCGCTGATGAAGGAAATCCTGACCCACGTCCAGCTCCAGAGCCAAGGCGAGACCGTCATCGCCTCGATCGGTGGCTTCGATCTGGTCTATGATGGCGAAACGTTCGGGCGCGGTGACAACTACCACTACCAGACCCTGCTTCAACGCACCGGCGCGGATTATGAAATTGAGTTGCCGGTGACCGTCACGCCGCTTGGAGCTATCTCTCGTCTCGAACATGCGCTCGACGGGTTCGGGGAGGAGCGGGAGCGCTATCGCCAGCGGCTGGAGGAATACAAACGCCGGCTGATCTCCTACCAGTCACGGCAGGGTGGCGCCTTTGCATTCGCGGATGAACTGGCGGAAAAGCGCCATGCGTTACGAGAGGTTGAGGAGGCGCTCGCGAAGTCCGCGCCGGACGAAAACGCGCTCGCGGCATAA
- a CDS encoding helix-turn-helix domain-containing protein: MMSPRELLAWNVKKLRVAKGVSQERLSLEAHLERVAISQIERRRINPGLDSLGKIAEALGVPIGDLFKEPPAGEPEPTNLRPGRRNST, encoded by the coding sequence ATGATGTCTCCACGTGAACTGCTGGCCTGGAATGTAAAGAAACTTCGTGTCGCGAAAGGAGTGTCGCAAGAGCGACTTTCTCTCGAAGCTCATCTCGAACGGGTGGCGATCTCGCAGATAGAACGCAGACGAATTAACCCGGGCCTTGATTCACTCGGAAAAATTGCGGAGGCTCTCGGTGTCCCCATTGGGGATTTGTTCAAAGAGCCGCCAGCCGGCGAACCGGAGCCGACAAACCTGCGCCCTGGTCGCCGGAATTCGACCTGA
- a CDS encoding DUF3085 domain-containing protein, whose translation MLSFPIESVRAVIARGRADAEVNGGYRNPHYGLDPGRDEQPGVWLVGDHGVYLCSNGKLPDGEKPFVAYALECDPRTNDDWFEVKRRTFGGDDGVEFIDAVQLETMIAATPKARHLGITFDEDSMELFIIEWS comes from the coding sequence ATGCTTTCCTTTCCGATTGAATCCGTGCGGGCGGTGATCGCTCGCGGTCGCGCCGATGCAGAAGTAAACGGCGGTTATCGCAATCCCCACTACGGTCTTGATCCCGGTCGCGACGAACAGCCGGGCGTCTGGTTGGTCGGCGATCACGGTGTCTACCTGTGCTCGAACGGCAAATTGCCGGACGGCGAAAAGCCTTTCGTCGCTTATGCGCTCGAATGCGATCCCCGCACGAACGACGACTGGTTCGAGGTCAAGCGCAGGACGTTCGGGGGAGATGACGGCGTCGAATTCATCGATGCCGTGCAACTGGAGACCATGATCGCCGCCACCCCCAAAGCGAGACATCTCGGCATCACCTTTGATGAAGACTCGATGGAACTCTTCATCATCGAGTGGTCGTAA
- a CDS encoding ParB N-terminal domain-containing protein — translation MQIFTEYNGKRFVTNMDFLLADEEDYATYQLNAARLNEELGKDPFFWANDRKAVPMETDFKPGKYQYWIAALNSREEIAIPILTQTFEGDVTVLSGRHRIMAMMDTGFEKIPVRAKITLGEKLAPLA, via the coding sequence ATGCAAATTTTCACGGAATATAACGGCAAACGTTTTGTAACGAACATGGATTTCCTCCTTGCGGACGAAGAGGATTATGCCACCTATCAACTCAATGCGGCGCGGCTCAACGAAGAGCTCGGCAAGGACCCATTCTTTTGGGCGAACGATCGCAAAGCCGTCCCGATGGAGACCGACTTCAAGCCCGGTAAATATCAGTACTGGATTGCCGCGCTCAATAGTCGGGAGGAAATAGCGATCCCGATCCTGACACAGACGTTCGAGGGCGATGTTACGGTCCTTTCCGGCCGCCACCGCATCATGGCTATGATGGATACGGGTTTCGAAAAGATCCCGGTGCGGGCGAAAATCACGCTTGGAGAAAAGCTGGCCCCTCTCGCATAG
- a CDS encoding DUF1419 domain-containing protein produces the protein MNTPSAIRKVFQGIADRHQMFRMFDRHAQRPHRFDGDASALYAGEWFEISEREHDYVFEILPPLWIRGSMFAMREFLAGSVTSVFFALRIDGAIRFFHGYCDLAGGRSVEAMRLAIIERETRPVRAMTRQERLEHIWSATADAYRGYSDQTSPQYLQDQRVITLYTAAGSARLKLLDDLTDDEIATKLPVQLRHLPDAAAAA, from the coding sequence ATGAATACCCCTTCCGCAATCCGTAAAGTCTTCCAGGGCATCGCCGACCGCCATCAGATGTTCCGCATGTTCGATCGGCATGCACAACGTCCTCACCGTTTCGACGGCGATGCGAGCGCGCTCTATGCCGGCGAATGGTTCGAAATTTCCGAGCGTGAACACGACTATGTGTTCGAGATCCTGCCGCCGCTGTGGATCCGGGGATCGATGTTCGCAATGCGCGAATTCCTGGCCGGATCCGTGACATCGGTGTTCTTCGCGCTGCGGATCGATGGGGCCATTCGCTTCTTCCATGGATATTGTGATCTCGCCGGCGGCCGGTCGGTGGAAGCCATGCGGCTGGCGATCATCGAGCGGGAAACGCGCCCGGTGAGGGCGATGACGCGGCAAGAGCGGCTCGAGCACATCTGGAGTGCCACGGCGGACGCCTACCGCGGCTACTCCGATCAAACCTCCCCGCAATATCTGCAGGATCAACGCGTCATCACTCTCTACACCGCAGCTGGATCTGCGAGGTTGAAGCTACTCGACGACCTGACCGACGATGAGATCGCCACCAAACTGCCTGTCCAACTGCGCCATCTGCCCGATGCGGCAGCCGCAGCGTGA
- a CDS encoding integration host factor subunit beta, whose translation MIRSELVAIVASRNPHLYHRDVERIVDAILDDITEALENGDRVELRGFGTFSIRNRPSRSGRNPMTGDAVFVEEKWVPFFKAGKELQLRLNAEGEAASKPIGRRRKR comes from the coding sequence ATGATTAGATCCGAGCTTGTCGCAATCGTCGCATCACGCAATCCGCACCTCTATCATCGCGATGTGGAGCGGATCGTTGATGCGATCCTGGACGACATTACCGAGGCGCTGGAAAATGGCGACCGGGTCGAGCTGAGAGGCTTTGGAACATTTTCCATCAGAAACCGTCCGTCGCGATCGGGACGCAATCCCATGACCGGAGATGCGGTATTCGTCGAGGAAAAGTGGGTTCCGTTCTTCAAGGCCGGCAAGGAGCTTCAGTTGCGGCTGAATGCAGAAGGCGAGGCCGCCTCCAAACCGATTGGACGTAGACGCAAGCGCTAA
- a CDS encoding helix-turn-helix domain-containing protein has product MKNDPHVVDVAIGRAIRKRRLINGVSQSGLGAQVGVTFQQIQKYEKGTNRVSASMLTEIAHALHVDVRSFFDAVDALGSDGPSRDMSVNAAEVHVTRETVSLNQAFAQISDPRLRRKIVDFVRAAAGATNENEHPQNAAEQPA; this is encoded by the coding sequence ATGAAGAATGACCCGCATGTGGTTGATGTCGCCATCGGCCGAGCCATTCGGAAGAGGCGCTTGATCAACGGTGTCTCTCAGTCCGGACTTGGTGCGCAGGTCGGCGTTACCTTCCAACAGATCCAGAAATATGAAAAAGGCACGAATCGCGTTTCGGCCAGCATGCTCACGGAAATTGCTCATGCGCTGCACGTCGATGTGCGGAGTTTCTTTGATGCTGTCGACGCTCTTGGAAGCGATGGGCCATCCCGTGATATGAGCGTCAACGCCGCGGAAGTCCATGTCACGCGCGAGACGGTCTCGCTCAATCAGGCTTTCGCCCAGATAAGCGATCCTAGGCTTCGCCGGAAGATTGTGGATTTTGTGCGGGCTGCCGCTGGCGCCACCAATGAGAACGAACATCCTCAGAACGCCGCGGAACAGCCTGCGTAA
- a CDS encoding transcriptional regulator, with the protein MKDMQREQLLLTMVVNQILRNPLTGESASSRMKQVALMTVIYTCIPRNSLVSLSDLGRITGLTRAGIIETIEPLVRRGLLIETMGKNSMGRGTARYFEVASSLKPTVVTGSGVDLEQKC; encoded by the coding sequence ATGAAAGACATGCAGCGCGAGCAGCTCTTGCTTACCATGGTCGTCAATCAGATTTTGCGCAACCCGCTCACCGGGGAGTCGGCCAGCTCGCGAATGAAGCAGGTCGCGTTGATGACAGTGATATATACATGCATCCCCCGTAACAGCCTTGTCAGCCTCAGCGATTTGGGCAGGATCACCGGTTTAACCCGGGCGGGCATCATCGAAACCATCGAACCGCTTGTTCGACGCGGCCTTCTGATAGAGACGATGGGAAAAAACTCCATGGGTCGGGGTACGGCGCGTTATTTCGAGGTTGCTTCATCCTTGAAGCCGACCGTTGTAACGGGGTCGGGCGTTGACTTGGAGCAGAAATGCTGA
- a CDS encoding helix-turn-helix domain-containing protein yields MPKDSKLLVVPVKPKIARRPPRHMRARNFLIELPDPLTKIGLEECTITIVKGKQTLKGLTKDKKAVHIVLRDGGNGFQEQIVSVCAALSPRERRIEAKKLRKEGLSQTAIAARLGVSQKTISNDLEGR; encoded by the coding sequence ATGCCAAAGGACTCCAAGCTGCTTGTCGTTCCGGTGAAACCGAAAATCGCCCGACGCCCGCCGAGACACATGCGTGCTCGTAATTTCCTGATAGAGTTGCCTGATCCCTTGACCAAAATCGGTTTGGAAGAGTGCACCATTACGATCGTTAAAGGCAAGCAAACCCTCAAAGGGCTGACAAAGGACAAGAAGGCCGTCCATATAGTGCTCCGCGATGGCGGTAACGGTTTTCAAGAGCAGATTGTCTCCGTTTGTGCAGCGCTTTCCCCCCGCGAACGCCGGATTGAGGCTAAGAAACTTCGCAAGGAAGGGCTTTCGCAAACTGCAATTGCTGCCAGACTTGGTGTTTCTCAAAAAACGATCTCCAACGATCTCGAAGGCAGATAG
- a CDS encoding DUF3991 and toprim domain-containing protein, protein MMKKEQVEELREKVGCGAVLEQAGFSIDAKESTRRAVKHRRGPEIIIVNHDGKGWFDPLSDAKGDVFTLVEHLDGVTFLESLDRVAQLVGYQLAEPQWRPPSRGGGSPGTTPDRWASRRKPWRGSATWGYLCSERYLPSFLLQAVIATDIVREGPYGSMWAAHTDDAGQVTGWEERGLNWRGFATGGTKILFRFGPPDAGRICVTEAAIDAMSLAAIEGVREGTVYLSTGGGWSPATEAAIRALVSRPGVQLVAATDANPQGETFAGRLRDIAEEVGCGWTRLRPSEEDWNEVLKVSRKEERERRKRGRGLPHARQSRQG, encoded by the coding sequence ATGATGAAGAAAGAGCAAGTTGAAGAACTGAGGGAAAAGGTCGGCTGCGGTGCGGTGCTGGAGCAGGCGGGCTTTTCTATTGACGCCAAAGAAAGCACGCGCCGCGCGGTCAAGCATCGCCGCGGGCCGGAGATCATCATTGTCAATCACGACGGCAAAGGCTGGTTCGATCCGCTCAGCGATGCCAAAGGAGACGTTTTTACCCTTGTGGAGCATCTCGATGGTGTCACTTTCCTGGAGAGCCTGGATCGGGTTGCCCAACTGGTCGGTTATCAACTGGCCGAACCACAATGGAGACCACCCTCAAGGGGCGGCGGTTCTCCCGGCACCACGCCGGACCGATGGGCAAGCCGCCGCAAACCATGGCGGGGCTCGGCCACGTGGGGCTACCTTTGTTCCGAACGGTACCTGCCATCTTTTCTTCTGCAGGCAGTTATTGCGACGGATATCGTGCGGGAAGGTCCCTACGGCAGCATGTGGGCGGCTCACACGGATGATGCGGGCCAGGTGACGGGTTGGGAAGAACGCGGCCTGAATTGGCGCGGCTTTGCGACCGGCGGAACAAAGATCCTGTTTCGGTTCGGTCCGCCCGATGCTGGCCGCATCTGCGTCACCGAGGCCGCGATAGACGCCATGAGCCTTGCCGCAATCGAGGGCGTCCGCGAAGGCACGGTGTATCTCAGCACCGGCGGGGGCTGGTCGCCCGCAACGGAAGCGGCGATCCGAGCACTGGTATCCCGACCGGGTGTGCAGCTCGTTGCTGCCACCGACGCCAATCCCCAGGGAGAAACATTCGCCGGCCGGCTTCGCGACATTGCCGAGGAGGTCGGCTGCGGCTGGACGCGCCTGCGGCCGAGCGAAGAGGATTGGAACGAGGTTCTGAAGGTATCTCGGAAAGAAGAACGAGAGAGGAGGAAAAGAGGGAGAGGCCTGCCGCATGCCCGCCAGTCGCGTCAAGGGTGA